CCAAACCAGTGGGAGACCTATCAGGGCATTAAGTTGGGGGTCTGGCCCACCAGCAGGCACATTGCACCCCAGTATAATTTTTCTTCAAATATTTGCAAGACTAAACTCCATCCAGATATATGTATGAGACATCAAATGTGTTTAGCCAGTGTAAGGCCATGATATTTGTCTAAACCTTATTCcctgagaaaaaagaaaaaaaaaaaaaaaaaacattccgcaTTCAGCTGTAAAATCCGCATCCGGGACATACATACACGGGCCCCAGGCTGGAGCGCGCCAGCTGGTAACCAGAAAAGGTACCACACAGGCTCCATAATCCATGTGCACCACAGGCAGGCAGTGAGATGCATAGCAGGAGAAACGGATCAGACCAGGGAGATATGTATTCATTTACACAACCCAGAAACAAGGCCACTGGCCGGCGTGTGCAAGTGCGGAGGACGAGCCAGTAATACAGTCTGCCCGCGCCTCATAAGTCGCTGCCATTAGAGTCAATTCGAGTAGATctggatgaagaaaaaaaaaaagaaagtgaataTGGTAAAAAGGAAAGAATTCACACAGCTGCAACTCAATATACAGTTTCAATTCTTAATAAGagaaagattttaagccaaatcTTGTGTTACTACATCTGCACAATGTCTTTATGTAATTgaacagcgccatctgctggacATTCATATGTATTGGTCTCTCTGATTGTACAAGTAAAGAAAaccttatagagatgagcgaccctcgaGCACTATCAGGTCCGTCCGAACacaaactctcggcatttgattaccgggtggctcaagaagttggatgcagccctaggaagtcctggaaaacagccaaatgccaagagtttgggttGGGACGAAGcagaacatgctcgaggttccttCATCTCTAAAGTAGAAAGCATGCCGgtatcccccccccaacatgGCATATAAACCTCCATATAAACTAGTGGACATAAGGTGGAATTTTGTACTTTCTGCGCAGTCCAGAGGACACGTACCTGTAGCTGTGGACGGATTGTTTGGAGGCAGGAGTAGCTGGCAGTGATTTCCCAATGTTTCTTGTGATATTGCCTAGAGGTGATGGGTGACTGTTACTTTGAGGAGACTTAGATTGGCTAATATGGGACTCTTGATCAGGGCCTGAAAAAGCAACAATAAAGCAACATTTTTACAAAAAGTTTAGTCAGAGCTACTGGTAACACAGCTAGTGGACAACATGTGACCTTGCGCTTTACTGCGGTAAGATATACTCAAAGAGATTCCCTGTGGCAAATAACACCGGCCTTCATTTCTCTGTAAGAAAGGCCTCAAGGAGGTGTTTCTACCCATATGGATTTACTATCCCAAATGATAATCGGTTACGTACATGGATAGCCATTGCTTTCAGTGGGACCTGTGTAATGATTCATTTCCCCTCTGGTAATGCTGTAGGGGAAATTAATCACATACTtgccaatattaaccccttaagtgcTGGGCTTgaaaaggccttaaaggggtattccccccaagagctaaaaaaatgaaatgctcccaaacctagccggccttactcaccaagtccccctgagtattttgagatggctgtgtcggtgtagcaaagctgagttggaagtgacggtgtagcagagctgcgttggcgatgacggtgtagcagagctgagttggcggggacgccggtgtagcagagctgagttggcggggacaccggtgtagcagagctgagttggcggggacgccggtgcagcagagctgagttggggacgccggtgtagcagagctgagttggcgaggacgccggtgtagcagagctgagttggcggggacgccggtgtagcagagctgagttggcgatgatGCGGGCGATTGTGAGGGGCGTAGCttgtcgcgggggggggggggggagctagtcGCGGGCAATCGCGGGGGGCccgagctagtcgcgggcgatcgcggggggccggagctagtcgcgggcgatcgcggggggggcccgcgggtgagtgcggaggctatgctgcgggtgagtgagggatgccacaggtgatgggagggggggggggcggttggttgtggggcggggggctgtgtgctgcgggtgagtgctgccgggaggctctggacacactgggtgagctctgggctgggggtgaccgggtggctgctgttagagagggatgctgtcacagctgcgctgatcactgtctccctctgtaacagcagccaccgcatcagtgttctcagtcacttcactgtgctgggaccgaggacacgtgatgccgacacggagggtgggggccaggagcagggagcgtgtcagagtggactgaggtctgatgattctctgcaatccatggaggtgaatgcagctggagaacagcaaaactgtgcagaatccataataacgttatattggaaagatggaaagctacggatgggcagcgtattaatgcaaaaataattttggggggaatacccctttaaggaccagggtcAATTGTTgctttagcgttttcgttttttcctcctcaccttctaagacccataacacctacagggccatgtgagggctagattttttcaggaacaggtgtatttTGTAATGTTGGCATCTTTCAatgtgccataaaatgaatgcgggaacccccaaaatatcatttaaggggtgaatttgggtcacaaAATCGTATGCAAATTTAGGGGGGGATGatttccatgtttacataatgcactttacggtaaaactgccattttttctttattctataggtcagtctgaacactgcgatatgcaggtttactaggttttctaatggtgcgtttacacgtaacgatcatcgtacgaatttgcgcgaaAACGAttgaattctaacgataatcgtacgtgtaaatgcagcgaacgatcaaacgacgaacgatacatcgctcattttgatctttcaacaggttatcaaatagtcattcgtaaaaaatttgcaaatagttccgtgtgaacagtcgttcgccgatttaaccagtgtgaacagtcgttcgccgatttaaccaatgtgtgagataggcttaagcgttcgcaaaatgatcgcaaaacgaattttccgtacgatatatcgtaccgtttaaacgctgctcgttatgaaaaaaaaatcgttactccgacattgttaatcgtacgatcgggccaattatcgttacgtgtaaacgcagcataacattttgctattttttattagcagtaacactttttttttgcaaataggtatatttaaaatgtcccaattgtgactcttatagcgcttttattttttctcctATGGAGTCatttggggcgtcattttttgagccatgatctctaatttttattagtaacatttttttctagaccaGACGTATTGATCGccttttgctaattttttttttatacataaaatgttatttaaaaaaagcaatccttGCGGTTTACCATTTTTTGTTCATgccattcactgtgcgggaataatattgttttattttaatagattggacgattacgcacactacggtatattttgttaattaactttattatttttatgtgttttatatataaaatgggaaggggggggtgattttcacttttattgggggaggggctttgggacatttattaaaagcttttactaatttttttttacattttaattcaccttaggggacttttacattcatacATTAGAtcaataacactgatcactgctatagcATAGCAGGAATCAGTGTCATCCGCGATCAcctgatacagcctgcctgtggcaggctgaatcggAAGATGGAAGATCAGACAGAACAgaggcagtcaggccatgcgattgggacccccgcagacacactgcgggggtgccgatcggtaagtgaccggagatgctccggtcacttagacttaaaggggttaattgaggttgagggcctggctgcagatagcagccggtcctcacccgctatggggcgagctcagctcgtgagcctgctccacagcccgggaccgcgccagggcgtacatttacgccctcctgcgttaaggcccaggcagtgggGGCGTTCATGTATGCCCATTTTACGGAATTCCTGTGTACATCATACACTGTAAAATCTACTTTATCCTTTACATTACCACTTCAATGTTATCAATTCCCATAACTGAAAGATGTGTAACGGAAACAAGTTCCTAGACCTATCAGGTACATAAGGTGCAACTTACTTAAGGCACTTATAGACGGGCAGTGCTCGGAGCTCTTCCGGTCAGAAAACAAGGTCATGTTTAGAAACTGGTGTTTTAGCCACAATGCTCGATCTTCCTCAAACATTTTTCTCTAAGGgaaaaaaagttaaagaaaacCTTGTGATTATGTGCAGAACAAACAAGGCCGCCATGGAAAATCATACAGTGGTGATGGAGCGCCATCTAGTGACAGTTTGTGTATTACAGGGCAGACGATAAATTACCTCATGGCCCAGCCGGATTGCGGCTTCGGTGAAGTTTCTTCTTTCCTTTTCAAAGTTTTTCTTTTGCTCACTGAAGAGTTTCCATTCTTGCTGGAGCCGCTCTTGGTCTTCTAGGAGGTAGCAATCCTGCAGCAGGGTGGAGGTATCGTCATCACTTGCTACAACAACCTGTTGCTGTATAAAAATATCATCATTAGCTAAAGTTTAGCCTAGAAGATGAGAATTGTGTAACTGGCCATACACCTGAGATGGCTATGAACAGAGTACTTGTTCACCTGACAAGTCATCTCTCTTGATCCTTCCATACATATAGATCAGGAGAGTGAAACTCAGgtccgccagctgttgcaaaactacaaatcccatcatacctgggcagccaaagctttagctttcgcTGTCCATGTTTATGCGGCCTATGTTGGGGTCTTTATATACCATCATGGCTTCCGTTATAAAGTCAGTCATGATGGCGCTGCCAGATCAGCTGGACATATGATAACTGTGCCTGATGGACTTTACAATGGGTTTTGTTGACTTTCACTAGTGGTAGCCATTTTGACAGTAAAAATAGAACTTCATACTGTGCCAATAGAGGGAATGTTCtgatggcagtgagaacacagccttACTCATTGAACAAATCACATGTCAAAACCACTCAGCAGAATCAACTTATTATTAGGCAATGTGTGATATTAAAATGTGTACTTGGCCACTTTTCAACTTTTTTCACAGCATATCAGATCTAAGCAAATACTATTAAAAAGTAACAATGTCAGTGTCTCCTCTTTGCTTCTAATTAAATTTCAGAATCAGTGCTTTGTGATGTCATGTAATGTGCACCACAGTCCAATAGATGGCAGCAGTGCACCAAAAAGAAAATGCTCCACAAACACTGCAGACTGTAGTGCGGCCATTCTGTACCCTACATCTAAACTTACCCTTGGCCTAGTGTTGTCTTCTCTACATATTACCTCCTCATCTAACAGACTAAATTGGAAAGTACTGTAATTTAAAATGATGTCTAGTGTAATCCAGATTAGAAGGCCACATGGTTATAGCATCCATACCTGTAAGAGCTGCTGCTGGTTCTTTATGGTTTCTTTACAACTCAGAATTTCTTCTCTTAATAGCTCAAGTTCCTTTTCGTGGTCTTCCTTGGAAATCAGGCCTTTGCGGTCTGGGGATATCACACGTACTTGAGAAGCTGCCAACAGATcagatatataagtatatatagctataaaggTGAGGAGCTGCATGCAAACAATGAAGGTGCGGACGACATACCTTGGTGGTCCAGCTTCTCCACATGACTCTTCAGTATGCGCCACTGCTGACGGATGCTGTTTACCAGCTGCTCCCGGACCGCCTCGCATGATAACTCAACCAGGTTGTCTTTGCTGGAGTCTGCAGCATCATCTTCCCCATCTGAAGCCACCTGAAAATGTGCAATATCCATCAGCATCGGTTATCACCAACCAACATTGTAATTGGCCACGTAAGGAGGCATGGATAGAAGGGGACATTACACGTACTGGGCCTAGGCTATCCTCTAGTTTCTCCTTAGTCCGAGGCTTCTGCGGGCTGAGGATGGAGATCATTTCTTTCTTCATTTGCTGTAGGACTTTCTTCAGTTCGGCATTCTCCAGCATTAGCTGCTTCTGCCGCTGTTCATAGTCGCCGAGCAAAACCTTGTACATCTCCTCCTCATTTCTGAAAGGACAAAATGCACATTACGCCCCGTCTACAGCCGGGGAAACTCATAAAGTTACACTATGGATCTATTTATACCAAGTTCACTGAACACCCTGTGAATCTCTTCCAATATACAGGCTATACATATGGCCTCCAATTTATGCTGCTGTATGACAAACTATTATTCTTTGCTATTCCTCACCATAGGTAACAAGAGCTGTATActatgcagtatacagtccaaGCAATAGAGATAGATGGTAACCCCCGCTCAATGTGACACAGGGGGCGAGTACTTGCAAATATCCACTGGTAGGTGGTGCACAGTCCCAAAACGGTTAGCACAAGTCTTGTACATTAGTAAAAAAAGAAGCCGGAAGATGCGTTGTAAGCTGGAAGATGCGTTGATATGCAAAAGAGCAGTCGCTTGCTATTTGTTATGCGCTTTTTTTACTCTACTGTTGGTCTTAATAAAGCATCAATCTAAGGACTTGTTGGTGAGTGcagccctctttttttttttttttttttttactaatgtgCAAGACTTATGCAGTAGGTTTCCTTTGTAGAACCCACTTGAATTAAAAAGAGTCATCAGTAGTTCTAgtggctggagaaggtggatacagcagtCCCTAGTTGCTAACTAGGCTTTTCAATACAGTGAAAACTTACAGGGAACCCGTTACCATGAACATGCTACTCAAGGAGGTAGCAGAGTGGATTTTTAaataactttatgggaaaagatttagtataacttataATTTAtagattgaaatctctgatgttttcatgctaaagagtcctgtccattaagtgactccgcccactggactcctcaaTACAGAATAATCAGGGATTTCAGTCAacaggttatactgaatcttttcccacaaagatatatatcaatctgctcagttcttcctgctctataatatgatggctAAAGATTTGACAGCATTgttttggtgacaggttccctttaaattactgTATCATTTTGCATATATCAGGACATTAAGCGAAAGATGCCCCAAATCCCTCCACAACACGGCATCAATTTGGAATGAGGTcacattttgcagtttttttttttatctgaaatcCTCCTCCCACTTATTTTTGCCCTTTTCACTCACTTGGCGTCTGTTTTGCTCGTTCTCCAAGCCATCCTCTTGCCATCAGCTCGACCCACATAGTTAAGCACATCGatggctgtttaaaaaaaaaaaaaaaaaaaaaaaaggttaatactCACAAAGTACTTGTTTTGTAATTCCTCTCATGCCCAGAGTTATAAAATTTAGAGAGAACAGGGTATGAGAGAACCAGTGATCCTTCTTGTAGCCATCCAAGCCTAATGCTAAGGCCTTTTAATGGACTCTGTAAACTGTTCAACAATGGTGCTCGCTTATGGAAAGTACTGGCCTGTCTAATAGGGCCCCATGATAGCTATAGCTAAACCCATTAGAAAAAAGTGATGAAACCAGCGCTTTCATCAGGTACAGCTGTCCATGTTACATGTAAGGGAGTATCCCAACACTTCCACCAGCTGATGTTGGGAGAATAAAAGGTGAAGCATGGAAGAATTCAACATGGCGGTAAGATAAACGGTGACTTCAGATAACAGTAATGCTCTGTAATGAGATGTATGGTAACATGTGGATTGTGTATATGTGGACACCTACAGATCTTCTTGTCTCTCTTGTCCATCACCAGCTGGTACAGTCGCTCCTTCAGTTTGTTATACTCCCGCTCCTTCCTCTTCATATTATGATTGTGCTGAGTGGAGCGGCTGgtaatgatgttctgcagcttCTGAACCTGCGAGTAACACACGAGAAGCATTGACATGTGTACTAAACCCCATTACATGGAAAGCCTCCCATCACCTTTATGGTGTCAGCATATCATAGAGCACAGTAAAGTATAATGCActggtataatatatacatataatatatatacatataatataccaggTATAGTAATCCCTGTCCTTAATGGGGCTACAATATTATTTCTTTGCAGAACACACAGATCTATCACATAGGACGACATTTGCAGTGCAGGTTCAGCTTTTTCAGCTCAGAAAAATCTTTACACTGCAGATGAGTCAGTAACAGAGCACAGCACTAGAGCGGACAACTAGCTGCTATATTTGACAGCCTGCATTATGCTTATGGAGCACAAGACACAGGCTGCATATTACAATAGAGAAGAAATTAATACTGTATACCCTGCAACTTCTACAATCTATTAGAAAACACCTAGTGTAGGGAACCGGCTCCCTTCTACTCTATAGCTACTGAAGCATCAGTTAACAGGCTTAACCTTTATGCTGAATGGAGTTCTGTGATTTATGTAAGAAGTCAGAATTGGGCAGCTGGAGGTGTAAAATAACTAGGTCATACTCAAAACCATTATGGATCTTCAAAGGCAAACTCACAACTGGATGATTTCATTAAAAAGTCACAGTAAAATTGAGTAGGcgggctgcacgaacgatcctTGTATCAATTGTACGCCCATGGAAACTGAAAGCACAGATaagtatatatccatgctgtcagtttccagatcacacaagcagtgcatactaaCTTTCAATGCTACTGTGTGAACAGGCTTTCCTGGCTTGAAGATACAGCGGCGGCCCAAGAGCAGGATGGGAAagtgggatgccggatcacacagcagcacagaaggtaagtatgcactgcttgtgtgatctggaaactgctGTACGTTTCCCCTTGCTATTAGGCGCACAACTCCTGATCCAAATCCAAGATCCAAAgtccaaaagatgcgatcaaatGAGGATCAGGTGTTTTCACGATCTTTGGATGATCAATGTCACTTTTACATTGGCTGATTATCGGctgaaggagcgtttctagcaacctCCTGGCTGATatttggcccgtgtaaaaggccttTAACTCCTAGCACTGTCTGATCAGCTCTGACAATATATCACACTGTGGCTCGTCCCCCCTCGCTCCTGCTTAACTCCCAGTCTgtgccataggctccattctatggtcagttCATCCACCTGCCACCTGAAGAACGAACCCGTTCACCAAGAACTGTGCTTTTACTGACCTCAGTGATGCACGGCATTATGGCTGACCACTGAGCAGCTACATAACTTATGTTTTCGCACCTAAACTGTTTCTATGGAAAGGTCCCAAAGCACATTCATGTTTGCTGTGGACTTCCCTTATTGTTGTCCTATCACTTGCGGTGAAAAAGCAGCTGTGTACAAATGGGCGATTCTCCCTTTTTAAATTCAACTCTTATTTAGGACACTGCAGACTCATGGCATAAATGTGTACTTGAAGTTGAAAGGGTACTTCACATGAacgggggtcagaaagttatataaatttaaagtttaattctatttaaaaaatctccagtcttccagtacttatcagctgctctatgcccagcaggatgtggtgtatattttccagcctgacacagtgctctctgttgccacctctgtccatgtcaggaactgtgcaggttttctacagttcctgacatggacagaggtggccgcagagcactgtatcagacgggaaagaatacatcacttcctgcagggcataccgcagctgatacgtactggaagacaagtctatataactttctgacacctgtaaGTTTGAAAGAAATAATTAGGGAACTATTTTTATAAGGGTAATGTGGGAGGACACCACCACATGACTAACCTCTTCTTTTTCGTTCTTCAGTAGCTGGAGAAGGTTGTGGTTTTTACATTGCTGCTGTCGTTCTCTCTCTAGGAGAGCTGCGTTTTCCCGTTTTATCAGATCCAGCTGATCCTGAGGTTATACAGAGAACATAGAACGCATAAGGAACCTGAAATATCAGAACATTACCAATAGGAACACGGTCCGCGTGTCTCACCTTTAGTTTGCTGTGACTGTTGTGCAGATGCTCCAAGTCGCTGTTGACTTTAAGGAGCTGCATTTCTGCATCTTCTCGCCTTCTTAGGTCTCGGGTGTGTCGCTGGATCAGCTCGTGGATACAGTTCATAATAGACACTACATGCAGCCTCCTACCGCCACCATTTTTGGACACAGTTTGCAATGAAGGAAACCCCAACGTTATAAGCTCCTATATGAACAAGAAGCATCATTGTAATATGAAACAAGAAAATTCTAAATATGTAAATGAAAACACAACGTCTATCTAACATCCCTTATTGATAAACCAGACTTATAGGGtagctcagcaaaaaaaaaaaaaaaaccacacatcaaccagtgtcagagatttgtaatttactttcacaAAATTTActtaatttactatttaaaaaaatatcaagtctttcagtacttatcagctgctgtatgtcctacaggaagtggtattctttccagtctagagagcaggagaagttttctatggggattttctactgctatggacagttcctgacatggacagaggtggcagtagagagcactgtgtcagactggaaagaatacaccacctctctGGCTCCACTGCTTCTGCATGTACTCTGCTGCTCCGATCCCCGATTTGCATCCACTTCTGGGTTTAGAGACTACCACCAAGTGGGTCAGCTATGTCATTTCTTAAGATCCAAAAACGCCT
The nucleotide sequence above comes from Dendropsophus ebraccatus isolate aDenEbr1 chromosome 8, aDenEbr1.pat, whole genome shotgun sequence. Encoded proteins:
- the SSX2IP gene encoding afadin- and alpha-actinin-binding protein, with the protein product MWEAMGDWRTGNMPESETRIISRYNSEPRMTSPNLLQPPFNMAKMSQEFCNEDNVEQCITYIDQELITLGFPSLQTVSKNGGGRRLHVVSIMNCIHELIQRHTRDLRRREDAEMQLLKVNSDLEHLHNSHSKLKDQLDLIKRENAALLERERQQQCKNHNLLQLLKNEKEEVQKLQNIITSRSTQHNHNMKRKEREYNKLKERLYQLVMDKRDKKISIDVLNYVGRADGKRMAWRTSKTDAKNEEEMYKVLLGDYEQRQKQLMLENAELKKVLQQMKKEMISILSPQKPRTKEKLEDSLGPVASDGEDDAADSSKDNLVELSCEAVREQLVNSIRQQWRILKSHVEKLDHQASQVRVISPDRKGLISKEDHEKELELLREEILSCKETIKNQQQLLQQQVVVASDDDTSTLLQDCYLLEDQERLQQEWKLFSEQKKNFEKERRNFTEAAIRLGHERKMFEEDRALWLKHQFLNMTLFSDRKSSEHCPSISALSPDQESHISQSKSPQSNSHPSPLGNITRNIGKSLPATPASKQSVHSYRSTRIDSNGSDL